In Osmia lignaria lignaria isolate PbOS001 chromosome 13, iyOsmLign1, whole genome shotgun sequence, the DNA window AATCTCTCCACGCTCTTCCCTCGGTGTTTCTTCACGGAGATACGCTCGAACGGACTCCTGTTGCCGGAGTCGAAACGCTCCAAGGTGTGCCTTTGATTGTAGTCGATCGTGGTGTTGCTCTTGCTTCCAGGACTCTTCCTCTTCTCTCTCGAGTCTAATCGTTCCACGCTTCTCTCTCGACGTTCCTTCGACTCGGAACGCCGATGACCGCTCTTCTCTTTCGGACTTCTGTTCAAGTATTCCGTGCTACCTCGAAGCGTCTGACAATCTAAACGCTCCACGCTCTTCCCTCGCCACTCGTAACGATCCGCGTAACGGAACGACTTCTCCTTCGAGTCTAATCGTTCGTAACTCCTCTCGCGTACGTCTAATCTCTCGATGCTTCGTCGCAGTTCTCGGATGTCTATTCGATCCACGCTACGACGACCGTGTCCGTCCGATTTACGATCCCTCGAATCCATTTTCTCCAACTTTTTCCCGTGACCCTCCCCACCTCCTTTCGCTCTCTCTTGCGACTTGGACGACGTCTTCTCGTTGACGGCCTTCGCGTCGTTTTCGCGATTCGATTTTCTTTCCCTAGCCTTGTTGTGTCCCCCGCGCCCTAAGCTACCAGTTTCCACGTACACCCTCGACACGTGATCCTCCAAACTCGCTATGCTACGCGCCCTAACCGTCCTGGCTCTCTGATGATCTACGATCGATTTGCCGGTACCGTCGACCGGGCTCAAATCATCGTCTATCCTAGATTTTGGACGCATGATACCCTCGTCTCGCAATACCTCCGAATCTACGTGAGTGATCTTATATTTAggcttgaaatttttcaactcGTTAAGCACCGACATCttttgtttctgtacctgtaacACGACCGGATCTTTCTTCGCGGAATCCTGGTGCGAAACAGGAAGATATTTactttgctgttgttgttgttgttggggCTGTGATTGTTGCGGCTGCGTTTGATCTACCGAATTAACGTGTCGCGTCTCGAATTTTCGTTCGATCTGAGTGCTAGATCGTTGTATTCTAGATTCTACGGTCACGTAATCACCGTCTACGGATTTGTTGGCAGCGGTGACCGACGAGTACCGATCGATTGACTTTGCCCTCGCGTTCTTTAGATCGACGAGCACGGATTTGAAGTGTTGCTTGTCCGACGATTTGATCGATCTGTGCTTGACGAAGGAATCGGTCTCGGAGTCCATTTGGAACATCTCGTGCTCGATTCCTTGGTCGCTACGGTCCGATATCGCGCCACCgttctcttcctcctcctcgtcgtcgtcccGTGGGCTCGAGTACGATTCAGGATATTCAAATTCGTGCTCGCGTTCAAGAAGCTCGTACGAATCGTGCGAGAGATCGTCGTGCGAAAGATCCGCCGCCGGGCCAGACTCCTCGTGGCCTGACTCGGTGGAGAGCGATGACGTACCCGGGTACGAGCTACTGTACACCCGATCGGGCACCGAGTCGTGATCGAGCGAGGGTAATTTCGAGCTAGCCGCGCTGTACGAACGATTACTCTCCTCGCCGTAACGCGTCACCGGATTGTCTAGCTCGCCTTGAGAAGGCAAACGGAACGGTTCGAAGGAATTCTGTTCGCCGGACGCTTTCTCGTCCTTTGATCGTGCTTTCCCTGAATCCTCGAAGCTAGAAGCGTACAGTTCGCGGCAACTGGCCGATCGCTGCCAGGGATGTCTGGGCATGGGTCGCGGCGGGGGGAATTCGGGAGGACTGCTGTTAGAGGGGCTGATACGACCTGCTGATGAAATCCGTTGCTGGCTGGTAAGAAGCATCTGCCGCGGTGCTGGGACCTGGCTGGGTGTGGCCGGGGAATGGACGTCGATGGACGTAAGTGTCCGAAACGACGTAGCTGTGTCTTCGCGACGGTGAATCGTCCCTCCCATCGAGACACTCGTCACAGTCGTCGGAGAATCCAGTGTCATCGAGCCGCATGATAGAGACAGAGCTGGGGTTTCCAGTGCTGAAATACATTCCATTATtcgttttaattacttttttctcCTCCATTCTGGATCACACTCTTcgttattattttcttctttctctttctatctgtatgtgtatgtatattacatatgatTATCTACTTATACATCCATCTAGTTACCTATCTGTTTGTTTTATCgtatttcgttcgttcgttcgatccGATCCTCGTGTCTGTCGAGAGATCTCCGAGTTAACGAATTACCACTCGCAGATCTTCTCACGAACTCTGCTCGTGCACTCTGACAATGTTGCGGAAATAACGTTCTTACGAGACACGTGGACAAGCTGAACTCCGGGTAAACTCGGTATAGAAGCGTTCTAATTCGTAATACGCCAACTCTACTTGCTCTACCATTACGATACTCTGCACGTACGATTACTCGGAGAACGGAAAAAACGGGGGGTGaacgaaaaagagaagaaagaacgaTGACGAACGATGAAATAAAAACGTAGGAGAGGTGAGAGAAAAAAGATGATGAAAAAGTAGAagtagaagagaaaagaaggaaatcgTAGATACTTGAATCGTTTGATaggtaaattaaaagaaaaaagaaaaaagaaaaaaagagaaaaagaaacgaaaatgaaagaGAGGCAAAGAAAGCGTTTCTCGTGGAGGTTGGTGTCGGTCATGGTACATACCAGGATCGCCGAGGGGCAGGAGGGGGTGGGCAGAGATGCTGGAGCTGCCCATAAGGGAGCTGCTTGGAGTGGCCCCACGATAACCTCCCCCCTCCAAGCCCTGCAATGCCCTACCACTGCTAGTCTGCCGGAACGAATTGGACCTGCGAGCAAGAGAGAGTCAAGTTCAGCATCAGACTTAGGCTACCAAATGCCAAGCCTGTCCAGAACTAACTTATATATTTTCTCCTTTTATTTCTCTACCACCTCTTCGCGAGACGGTAGCCTACGTCTATTTTCATAGATCGCTTACTATTCGATCGATAGTTATCGTTTCAagggtctctctctctctcccggaAATTTCACTATTTCACCAACTTTTTCTCACGCGTTGTTCACGTTTCAACGAGCAAAATACTGACGATTAAAAGGCTATAATCGATTATGCCCTCAAAACGATAAAGATAAAAAGCGTCGGCAAAAACTATACGAAAAGTATACAGGCTGTCACGAAACAGATGTACATCACGAAACGGTGATGATTCTTTGtagcaaaataaatgaaaaaggaaTTTTTTCGGTTCTTTCGCCACGAACAATTTACAGCCGCAACAGTGCGGTACATCTCTTCTAAAACAGCTTGTATATTCTTTAGACTTTTGTTTCCTTCCCTTTTTTGTTTGCCTCATAAATTTTGCATGAAATTGAAATCCCGGTGTCTACAGAAGACTAGTAGTTTTTTTTAGAAGAATAATCGTTTCGTATGCTCGTTTCAGCCACGCATACGGAACGTTTCTTCGCTATTATTAGTAACGTTGTCCGACTGAGAGTTACACCGACAATGCACAGTGAACAATTGTGTATATCGCACCTGTTaactgtatatatgtatgtacaaggaACATAACGAAgtataattataaagaaaattgatctattCTCTATTGTAGAGCAGGCTACTGCTATGTATGGACAAGTAATATAATATCTCGTTGGTAAAGAAAACACGTCGGGACAGTGAAGTAAAATGGTACTTTGCGGTGTATTATTAGGTGTTACAACGACGAGAATTAGTGATGACACTATCAAAAAATAGGGTACATTGATCATTCGGGTTATCGTGCCTGATGGTGAGCCTGACTCCCCGCCACCCCTGTCCGAGCAGGCAACACTGACACACGTAAGTACAAAACGAACATAGTAAACATTTCATTCTACGGAAATTAGAGCAACGATAAACATGATAAATACCAATTAATGTCCCGGCAAAAGCAAGACCGTGCCACCTCCCGTCTTACCCACGCAAGATCAGTGcgcttgttaattaaaatatacagtCTCAACGGTGTAAAAACCAGCATTAAAAGGGGGGGGACAAGTACATAACGGTGTGCATGCACTATCTACACAATACTGATATGTTCAAGAATATTTCTTGATCGGCCAATCACTGAATCGCATTTCATACCCCCGTTCATCGAACTTACCTTTGAAACGTCTGCCTCTTCACGTAATTGTCTCGTACGAATTCAACGATTTGCTTCTGAGTTTTGCCGCTGTACCTGTGTTCACGCGACAACGagaaaattttcttaatatACTTCCATGTTTTCCCGTTTAATTTCCTGTTAATCGAATCGTTACGTACCTAAACGACGAGCCGCGGCTGAGAACACGGGTTTTCTGCCGTACCACTCGTTTTACCACCGAGCAACGGAAAAATCCATGATTCTCTACGCATTTTTTCCAGAAATTTTTACACTCGTTACGACCCTCGAAAAAGAACTCCACCGTATCTTTATAATAACCCTGCGAAAAAAAATAGATTCTTCAACGTGAGGTATTCGTATTTATTCCACGATTGCTTCGTCGAAATTTCTATACTCACGTAACCCTCTGGATGAAGTTTGATCAAAAATCGTTTCCTTTTAAAACTGATCTTCCTAATCTTCGCCCAACTGAACGTATTTATCTTGGTGTAATTTTGAAAGACTACAATTCCCATGTGTGCCACTGCCAGATTCAGAGGTACACTTTCGTGATccttcaattataatttttttaattaatttaaatttatatgatataaaatttttaatttgaaaaaatttcttcctAATGCTTTTGCCTAAATTTCGTAATACGTACTTTTGCCGGATGCATTTTCATTCCGTACAACTCGCAGCGACGCGCCGTTTCTAACAGATTCAGATCCGCTTCTGCCGGAGATTGACCGCTGTTTAAAATATACAACACTTTCAACATTGCAattgattgaaattttctttcaagttGAATTAATCTTACGCGTGTTTCTTATGATTCTCCATTATGCGACGTTCCAATTCTTGATCTTGATGAGGCACAAATTTGTACGTTGACAAATATGTGTGATCCGGATAATCCTCTATTACGTAATCTCCACATTCGGCTGA includes these proteins:
- the LOC117602237 gene encoding FERM, ARHGEF and pleckstrin domain-containing protein 1 isoform X2, with the translated sequence MMNDIESISMKGSGGSKMPHSHSTPAGVDGGSRTPPTTPRKAGKMLAVRVQMLDDTITMFQVQAKALGRVLFDQVCKQLHLLEADYFGLEYQEPNGTKYWLDLEKPVCRQVGLSLIDPLLRFCVKFYTPDPAQLEEEFTRYLFCLQIKRDLAQGLLQCNDNTAALMASYIVQAECGDYVIEDYPDHTYLSTYKFVPHQDQELERRIMENHKKHAGQSPAEADLNLLETARRCELYGMKMHPAKDHESVPLNLAVAHMGIVVFQNYTKINTFSWAKIRKISFKRKRFLIKLHPEGYGYYKDTVEFFFEGRNECKNFWKKCVENHGFFRCSVVKRVVRQKTRVLSRGSSFRYSGKTQKQIVEFVRDNYVKRQTFQRSNSFRQTSSGRALQGLEGGGYRGATPSSSLMGSSSISAHPLLPLGDPALETPALSLSCGSMTLDSPTTVTSVSMGGTIHRREDTATSFRTLTSIDVHSPATPSQVPAPRQMLLTSQQRISSAGGDPNNRWSYANGYVNSPAWHVPLRVAQIRNVMVHATPRTLTNRFLPAYPH